A genomic region of Bacteroidetes bacterium GWF2_43_63 contains the following coding sequences:
- a CDS encoding DNA gyrase subunit A, with protein sequence MSEFENTGERIVKVNIEDQMKSAYIDYSMSVIVSRALPDVRDGMKPVHRRVLFGMHELGVFSNRPTKKSARIVGEVLGKYHPHGDTSVYDAMVRMAQEWSLRYPLVEGQGNFGSIDGDSAAAMRYTEARLRKIAEEILADIDKETVDMQLNFDDSLEEPTVLPAKVPNLLLNGASGIAVGMATNMAPHNLKEVVDGIVAYIDDNEITIEGLMKYIKAPDFPTGGIIYGYDGVKEAYETGRGRVVMRGEANVEVNEKHTQIIIKSIPYQVNKSELLKKFADLVNEKIIDGVTDLRDESDRDGMRIVLDLRRDAVPNVIINQLYQHSPFQSAFNVNNIALVHGRPMMLNLKDLIRHFVDHRHVVVVRRTQFELREAEKRAHILEGLLIALDNIDEVVDILRSSKSVDQARERLMERFSLSDIQSRAIVDMRLRSLIGLERDKLRAEYDELMQRIEYFKKILDDLSLRMQIIKDELLEIKEKFGDEPRTDIVYQGKNFRIEDTIANDSVVITISRMGYIKRTLLSEYRTQNRGGKGFKASNVREEDILENLYIASNHDYLLVFTKKGKVFWIRVYEIPEGARASKGRPIQNLLSIENDDKIQTVINVADLTNTEYVENNFIILCTEHGVIKKTSLEAYSRPRQNGINAIGIREGDTLIQASLTNGKNEVLIALRSGRAIRFPEEKVRPMGRNASGVRGVTLAGADDRVVGMVCIEDKLDQILVVSEKGFGKRSDIEDYRVTNRGGKGVKTINVTEKTGKLVAAMSVKDGDELMIINVSGIAIRMSVSDLRVVGRATQGVKLINLSGKDSIASVAKIASDFVEIEEIVEENVEENEQNPTENESAEPTDEVKE encoded by the coding sequence ATGAGCGAATTTGAGAACACAGGAGAAAGAATTGTCAAGGTCAATATAGAAGACCAGATGAAGTCGGCCTACATTGACTACTCAATGTCGGTTATTGTATCCAGAGCGCTGCCTGATGTCAGAGACGGAATGAAACCTGTTCACCGCCGCGTATTGTTCGGAATGCACGAACTTGGCGTGTTTTCAAATCGCCCAACCAAGAAATCCGCCCGTATTGTCGGGGAAGTGCTTGGTAAATATCACCCACATGGTGACACATCTGTCTATGATGCGATGGTTCGAATGGCACAGGAATGGTCGCTCCGCTATCCGCTGGTTGAAGGTCAGGGAAACTTTGGCTCTATCGACGGTGACAGCGCTGCTGCCATGCGATATACCGAAGCTCGTTTGCGTAAAATTGCTGAAGAAATTCTGGCTGATATCGACAAGGAAACTGTTGACATGCAGCTCAATTTCGACGATTCACTCGAAGAGCCGACAGTTTTGCCGGCCAAAGTCCCAAATCTCTTACTCAATGGCGCCAGCGGTATTGCTGTAGGTATGGCCACCAACATGGCTCCGCATAACCTTAAGGAAGTTGTTGACGGTATTGTGGCTTATATTGATGATAACGAAATTACCATCGAAGGCCTGATGAAATACATCAAAGCACCTGATTTCCCAACCGGTGGTATTATTTACGGTTACGACGGTGTAAAAGAAGCTTATGAAACTGGTCGCGGTCGTGTTGTAATGCGCGGTGAAGCTAACGTTGAAGTCAATGAGAAGCACACTCAAATCATTATAAAGTCAATTCCTTATCAGGTTAATAAGTCTGAACTTCTTAAGAAATTTGCAGATCTCGTTAATGAAAAAATTATTGATGGCGTTACTGATTTGCGCGACGAATCGGACCGTGACGGAATGCGGATTGTACTTGATCTGCGCCGCGACGCTGTTCCAAATGTCATTATAAATCAACTTTATCAGCATTCGCCTTTTCAAAGTGCGTTTAATGTAAACAACATTGCGCTTGTTCATGGACGCCCGATGATGCTGAATCTAAAGGATCTGATTCGTCATTTTGTCGACCATCGTCATGTAGTAGTTGTCCGCAGAACTCAATTTGAATTGCGCGAAGCTGAAAAACGCGCTCACATTCTTGAGGGATTACTGATTGCGCTGGATAATATTGACGAAGTTGTTGATATTCTCCGGTCAAGTAAATCTGTTGATCAGGCGCGCGAACGCTTGATGGAGCGTTTTTCCCTGTCCGATATTCAATCAAGGGCTATTGTCGACATGCGTCTCCGGTCTCTTATTGGACTTGAGCGGGATAAACTCAGAGCTGAGTATGATGAGCTGATGCAGCGCATTGAGTATTTCAAAAAAATACTTGATGATCTATCATTGCGCATGCAGATTATTAAAGATGAATTGCTTGAGATAAAGGAAAAATTCGGCGATGAACCCCGCACTGACATTGTTTATCAGGGCAAAAACTTCCGGATCGAAGATACAATTGCCAACGACAGCGTTGTAATCACAATTAGCCGCATGGGCTATATCAAGCGCACGCTGCTTTCGGAATACCGCACTCAGAACCGCGGTGGAAAAGGGTTTAAAGCAAGCAATGTCCGTGAAGAAGATATTCTTGAGAATCTGTACATCGCATCGAATCATGATTATCTGCTGGTGTTTACCAAAAAAGGAAAAGTTTTCTGGATCAGGGTTTATGAAATACCTGAAGGAGCCCGAGCAAGCAAAGGCCGTCCGATTCAGAATCTTCTGTCCATTGAAAACGATGATAAAATTCAAACCGTTATCAATGTTGCTGATCTTACCAATACGGAATATGTTGAAAACAATTTCATTATTCTCTGTACTGAGCATGGAGTTATAAAGAAAACCAGCCTCGAGGCATACAGCCGCCCGCGTCAGAATGGTATCAACGCTATTGGCATCCGCGAAGGCGATACACTTATCCAGGCCAGTCTCACCAACGGAAAGAACGAAGTTCTGATTGCATTACGTTCAGGCAGGGCCATTCGTTTTCCGGAAGAAAAAGTTCGTCCGATGGGACGTAATGCCAGTGGTGTGCGTGGCGTAACACTCGCCGGTGCCGATGACCGGGTTGTTGGCATGGTTTGCATCGAAGACAAGTTGGATCAGATTCTCGTGGTTTCTGAAAAAGGCTTTGGTAAGCGCTCCGATATTGAGGATTATCGCGTCACCAACCGTGGCGGTAAAGGGGTTAAGACCATCAATGTTACCGAAAAAACCGGTAAACTTGTAGCAGCCATGTCGGTAAAAGACGGCGATGAACTTATGATCATTAATGTAAGCGGTATTGCCATTCGCATGTCGGTAAGTGATCTCCGCGTAGTGGGCCGTGCTACTCAGGGTGTCAAACTGATCAATCTGTCGGGCAAAGACAGCATTGCTTCAGTTGCCAAGATTGCATCCGATTTTGTGGAAATTGAAGAAATAGTGGAAGAAAACGTGGAAGAAAACGAACAGAATCCCACCGAAAACGAATCTGCAGAACCCACCGACGAAGTCAAGGAGTAA
- a CDS encoding xanthine dehydrogenase molybdopterin binding subunit has product MKKQLKHTISQQDPVHDSAIKHVQGTTVYIDDIPLRSGELHGYIVTSPVAKGKLKSVDISAAKNLPGVRCIMTANDIPGDNQMGPVFHDEPCLAESQVQCIGQAIALIAADSFEIAYKAASLVKLDIEPETPILTIEDAIQHNSRMQPERRIERGDPDGVIHKSAHVLHGQFHSGGQEHWYLETQICLAVPGENDEMTCYSSTQHPTETQAVVAEVLGIGRNQVVVETRRLGGAFGGKETSGNHLAAWTSLLAARTRKPVRLRLTRDMDQSITGKRHRFQSDWKIGFDSEGRIEAYTVIFNSDAGYATDLTMAILERAMLHAENAYYIPNIRIIGNTWKTNLPSNVAFRGFGQPQGMAVIENAIDVMARFLKKDPNVIRQLNFYGIHDRNTAPYGATISENRLGLVYEKIIQTSDYFNRKKQADEFNSNNRDVKRGIALVPVKFGISFTTAFLNQAGALVHIYADGTVQVNHGGIEMGQGLNLKMLQVSAAELGVSFERIIVTPTNTSKVPNTSATAASSGSDLNGMAIKNAMDQLKARIKTVAPEILEEKYPGKKVESENVTIENDTVFDNTQSEISCGFEEFCSMAYLKQTHLSSAGYYRTPDIWFDRAKGVGKPFHYYTYGMAVSEVEVNLLTGRVKLLRADLVEDAGKSINPMIDKGQVIGGFVQGLGWVTTEDLKWNKDGKLLNASPDTYKIPTITDVPVEINVELLENAFNENTILGSKAVGEPPLPLAVSAWLAIKYAIASVKNNETEPLLSIPATNEEVVLAVQRLRAGAE; this is encoded by the coding sequence ATGAAAAAGCAACTGAAACACACGATCAGCCAACAGGATCCCGTTCACGACAGTGCCATCAAACATGTGCAGGGAACAACAGTTTACATCGACGACATACCACTTCGCAGCGGTGAATTACATGGATATATTGTTACGTCACCGGTTGCAAAAGGTAAACTGAAAAGTGTAGACATTTCAGCAGCGAAAAATCTGCCTGGTGTCCGCTGCATAATGACAGCTAATGATATTCCTGGCGACAATCAAATGGGACCCGTTTTTCACGACGAGCCCTGTCTGGCTGAAAGCCAGGTTCAATGCATCGGACAGGCTATTGCGCTGATTGCAGCTGACTCGTTTGAAATTGCATATAAAGCAGCTTCACTTGTAAAGCTTGATATAGAGCCGGAAACACCAATACTCACTATTGAAGATGCCATTCAGCACAACTCCCGAATGCAACCTGAACGCCGCATTGAGCGCGGAGATCCGGATGGTGTAATACATAAAAGTGCGCATGTGTTGCATGGTCAGTTTCATTCAGGCGGGCAGGAACACTGGTATCTCGAGACACAAATCTGTCTGGCCGTTCCGGGCGAAAACGATGAAATGACCTGCTACAGCAGTACACAGCATCCGACCGAAACACAAGCCGTTGTCGCAGAAGTGCTGGGGATCGGACGAAATCAGGTAGTGGTTGAAACACGGCGTTTAGGCGGTGCTTTCGGTGGTAAAGAAACATCGGGCAATCACCTGGCTGCATGGACTTCGCTTTTGGCAGCCAGAACCAGAAAGCCGGTGCGCCTGCGTCTCACGCGCGATATGGACCAAAGTATTACCGGAAAACGTCACCGCTTTCAATCGGACTGGAAAATCGGTTTTGACAGCGAAGGACGCATTGAAGCTTATACCGTCATTTTTAATTCAGATGCCGGTTATGCCACCGACCTCACCATGGCTATTCTTGAAAGGGCCATGCTGCACGCCGAAAACGCTTACTACATTCCCAATATCCGGATTATTGGAAACACCTGGAAAACAAATCTTCCGAGCAACGTGGCTTTCCGCGGTTTCGGCCAGCCACAAGGCATGGCAGTTATCGAAAACGCCATCGATGTTATGGCTCGTTTTCTGAAAAAAGATCCCAATGTAATCCGGCAACTGAATTTTTATGGAATTCATGATCGAAACACAGCCCCTTATGGCGCGACTATTTCGGAAAACCGGCTCGGGCTGGTGTATGAAAAAATAATTCAGACTTCAGACTATTTTAATCGTAAAAAACAGGCCGATGAGTTCAATTCAAACAATCGCGATGTCAAGCGAGGAATTGCGCTTGTTCCGGTCAAATTTGGTATTTCGTTCACTACCGCATTTCTGAATCAGGCTGGAGCGCTGGTTCATATTTATGCAGATGGTACTGTTCAGGTCAATCATGGTGGAATCGAAATGGGTCAGGGACTTAATCTGAAAATGCTGCAGGTGTCTGCTGCTGAGCTTGGCGTAAGTTTCGAGAGAATAATCGTCACTCCAACCAATACTTCGAAAGTTCCGAATACCTCTGCCACAGCGGCTTCGTCGGGTTCCGACCTGAATGGCATGGCCATTAAAAATGCAATGGATCAGCTGAAAGCGCGCATAAAAACAGTGGCCCCGGAAATTCTTGAAGAAAAATATCCGGGTAAAAAAGTGGAATCTGAAAATGTGACTATTGAAAACGATACTGTTTTTGATAATACGCAAAGTGAAATTTCATGCGGCTTTGAAGAGTTTTGCAGTATGGCCTATCTTAAACAAACGCATCTGAGTTCAGCAGGGTATTATCGCACGCCCGACATCTGGTTCGATCGTGCGAAAGGCGTTGGAAAACCATTTCATTATTATACTTATGGCATGGCGGTAAGCGAAGTTGAAGTGAATCTGCTCACCGGCCGGGTAAAACTGCTGCGCGCCGATCTGGTCGAAGATGCCGGGAAAAGCATTAATCCAATGATCGACAAAGGTCAGGTGATTGGCGGATTCGTGCAGGGTCTTGGCTGGGTTACCACCGAAGATCTTAAATGGAATAAAGACGGTAAGTTGCTCAATGCATCACCGGATACTTATAAAATTCCAACCATAACCGATGTGCCGGTTGAAATAAATGTGGAGCTTCTTGAAAATGCATTCAACGAAAACACCATACTCGGGAGCAAAGCTGTTGGTGAACCACCACTTCCGCTGGCTGTTTCGGCCTGGCTCGCCATAAAATACGCCATTGCTTCAGTAAAAAATAATGAAACTGAGCCACTGCTAAGCATTCCGGCTACCAATGAAGAAGTTGTTCTGGCTGTGCAAAGGTTGAGAGCGGGGGCTGAATAG
- a CDS encoding xanthine dehydrogenase small subunit has translation MDFGAEKIKPSTTVLNWLRKDKHHTEVKEGCAEGDCGACTVVMASPDASGKALEYKAVNACLLFLPAIDGKLLITSRGLSPETTFSEELHPVQKAVVDEHATQCGFCTPGFIMSLFAQYHNPAPADDAEINNALAGNLCRCTGYDSIRKAAKAVMQNRIPDLFDKEEKVLIEKLNIIKPDAKLEVLAMEQYYVRPLTLDQALAARHNHPEAIVINGSSDIALQQSKHFRHIPAILDISGVAELKTFERDGNELKIGAGLSLESIRTALQNLFPAFHDILSVFASRQIRQVATLGGNIGSASPIGDTAPLLMACNADLKLVSEKGSRIVPIRDFVVSYRKTVLEANELIAEIYLAIPQKNEIVKMYKVSKRHDMDISTVSAAFRLTLDNNVVSDICMYYGGMAAMTLPVPAVEAFLNGKEWSEQNISAAMEMVKTTFTPLSDARSGAEFRNIAAANLLLQFFNDTKIS, from the coding sequence ATTGACTTTGGTGCCGAAAAAATCAAACCGTCAACTACGGTCCTGAACTGGCTTCGTAAAGATAAACATCACACCGAAGTTAAGGAAGGCTGCGCCGAAGGCGATTGTGGAGCATGTACGGTCGTAATGGCCAGCCCCGATGCATCGGGAAAAGCGCTTGAATATAAAGCTGTGAATGCCTGCCTGTTGTTCCTTCCGGCCATCGATGGAAAACTGCTCATCACATCGCGCGGACTGTCGCCCGAAACAACGTTCAGCGAAGAATTGCATCCGGTGCAAAAAGCGGTTGTTGATGAACACGCCACCCAGTGCGGATTTTGCACACCAGGGTTTATCATGAGTCTTTTTGCTCAGTACCACAACCCTGCTCCAGCCGACGATGCCGAAATCAACAACGCGCTTGCCGGTAATCTTTGTCGCTGCACAGGCTACGACAGCATTCGCAAAGCGGCTAAAGCTGTTATGCAAAACCGAATACCTGACTTGTTTGATAAAGAAGAGAAAGTGTTAATCGAAAAGCTCAATATCATCAAGCCGGATGCAAAACTCGAGGTGCTGGCTATGGAACAATATTACGTCCGTCCTTTAACATTGGATCAGGCACTGGCTGCTCGGCACAATCATCCCGAAGCAATAGTGATTAACGGATCTTCGGATATCGCATTACAACAAAGCAAGCATTTCAGGCACATTCCGGCCATTCTCGATATTTCGGGAGTTGCTGAATTAAAAACATTCGAACGCGATGGAAATGAGCTGAAAATAGGCGCCGGACTATCTCTTGAAAGCATCCGCACAGCTTTACAAAATCTTTTTCCAGCATTTCATGACATTTTATCGGTCTTTGCTTCACGCCAGATCCGACAGGTTGCTACGTTGGGCGGAAACATCGGTTCAGCATCGCCAATCGGAGATACAGCACCACTGCTGATGGCATGCAATGCTGATTTAAAGCTGGTTTCCGAAAAAGGTTCCCGCATTGTTCCAATCAGGGACTTTGTTGTTTCCTATCGCAAAACAGTTTTAGAGGCCAATGAATTAATTGCTGAAATATATCTTGCCATTCCGCAGAAAAATGAAATCGTAAAAATGTACAAAGTGAGCAAGCGGCATGATATGGATATTTCAACCGTAAGTGCCGCCTTCAGACTTACTCTTGACAATAATGTCGTTTCAGATATTTGCATGTATTACGGTGGAATGGCCGCCATGACCTTGCCAGTTCCCGCTGTTGAAGCCTTTCTCAACGGAAAGGAATGGAGTGAACAAAATATTTCAGCTGCCATGGAAATGGTGAAAACAACCTTTACTCCTTTATCCGATGCACGCAGTGGTGCGGAATTCCGCAATATTGCCGCTGCAAATTTACTGCTGCAGTTTTTCAATGATACGAAAATTTCCTGA
- a CDS encoding tRNA nucleotidyltransferase has translation MYLCTAMFKEFLLHKVFGIIHQRAVEKALRCYVVGGYVRDIILERPSWDVDIVVEGDGIELAEYVASQLKPRPKVSVFKNFGTAHFVYDDTEWEFVGARSESYSRGSRNPEVMPATIEEDMLRRDFTINAMAVSLGADFGELLDMFGGQTDLQKGLIRTPRDPQITFSDDPLRMLRAVRFASRFGFEIAKEAFSSIKENISRIGIIAPERISEELNKMLMHKKPSAGFFLLDKCDLLQPILPELFALKGVESMHGVMHKENFTHTLMVVDNVAKVSDSLWLRWAALLHDIGKAPTKKFDKVRGWTFHGHDAVGQRMVLKLFKRLHLPQNEKMHYVAKIVGLHLRPISLVEEGVTDSALRRLIFEAGDDLDDLLMHAEADITSANKQKVKLYLSNFSDLRMKLAETEDNDRIRNFQPPVSGEEIMEVFGIEPSREVGLIKNAIKDAILDGEIHNNREEAWQLMLDQGKKLGLKPV, from the coding sequence ATGTATCTTTGCACCGCAATGTTTAAGGAGTTTTTACTGCATAAAGTTTTCGGCATCATTCATCAGCGGGCGGTTGAAAAGGCGCTTCGATGCTATGTTGTAGGAGGTTATGTGCGCGACATCATTCTTGAACGGCCTTCGTGGGATGTGGACATTGTGGTTGAAGGCGACGGTATTGAGCTTGCCGAATATGTTGCCTCCCAACTAAAGCCACGCCCGAAAGTTTCGGTTTTCAAAAATTTTGGAACAGCACATTTTGTATATGATGATACGGAATGGGAATTTGTGGGTGCGCGCAGCGAAAGCTATAGTCGCGGCAGCCGCAATCCCGAAGTAATGCCCGCTACCATCGAAGAAGATATGCTAAGGCGCGATTTCACCATCAATGCCATGGCCGTTAGTCTCGGAGCGGATTTTGGTGAATTGTTGGACATGTTTGGCGGTCAGACCGATTTACAAAAGGGCCTTATTCGAACACCGCGTGATCCGCAAATCACATTTTCGGATGACCCGCTTCGTATGCTGCGAGCTGTACGATTCGCATCGCGCTTCGGTTTTGAAATTGCAAAAGAAGCTTTTAGCTCAATCAAAGAAAACATCAGTCGCATCGGAATCATAGCTCCTGAGCGCATTTCGGAGGAGCTCAATAAAATGCTGATGCATAAAAAGCCATCAGCCGGATTTTTCCTGCTTGACAAATGTGACCTTTTGCAGCCTATACTTCCTGAGCTTTTCGCGCTGAAAGGTGTTGAAAGCATGCATGGTGTAATGCATAAGGAAAACTTTACCCATACGCTGATGGTTGTTGACAACGTAGCGAAGGTCTCTGACTCGCTCTGGCTGCGCTGGGCCGCATTGTTGCATGACATCGGGAAAGCGCCGACCAAAAAATTTGACAAAGTGCGCGGCTGGACATTTCACGGACACGATGCTGTTGGGCAGCGCATGGTACTGAAACTATTCAAGCGATTGCATCTGCCGCAGAATGAAAAAATGCATTATGTTGCAAAAATTGTAGGGTTGCATCTGCGCCCCATCAGTCTGGTTGAAGAAGGTGTTACCGACAGTGCTTTGCGTCGTTTGATTTTCGAAGCCGGTGATGATCTGGATGATTTGCTCATGCATGCCGAAGCAGATATTACTTCAGCCAATAAACAAAAGGTGAAATTATATCTTTCTAATTTTTCCGATTTACGCATGAAGCTTGCTGAAACTGAAGATAATGATCGCATTCGGAATTTTCAGCCGCCGGTTAGTGGCGAAGAGATCATGGAAGTCTTTGGTATTGAGCCTTCACGAGAGGTTGGCCTCATTAAAAATGCAATTAAGGATGCCATTCTCGACGGTGAAATTCACAATAACCGCGAAGAGGCATGGCAGCTGATGCTGGATCAGGGGAAAAAGCTTGGTTTGAAGCCAGTGTAA